Proteins found in one Triticum urartu cultivar G1812 chromosome 4, Tu2.1, whole genome shotgun sequence genomic segment:
- the LOC125554504 gene encoding ankyrin-1-like — protein sequence MGEDDRESLASVRLRDVGALHAAASKGDVGICKYLVEELRFDVDSEAANPGSGATPLSFAVGHGEVNATRYFLEKGADPNIKDSSNGTTPLHEAVATGCDEIARLLLSKGANVDAPSPHGTPLVAAAAHGKFSAMKILLEHHADPNKVSWDLGTPLTTALYVTPERMNESTCLECMKLLVKAGADVNCTTPETPLAVATNNGLTTCVKYLLEVGANINVPAKQVKKGDNDSKASLKSSGAKAAEGKNYVAASKFYSEDKSSDKDRKARLKSQGAKAVEGKDYAAASKFYTEAIKLDPADAVLYSNRSLCHLKCGEAHAALVDANACISLNPKFPKGYYRKGAALMSLLEYKQASAAFSAGMKLKPENEEMQV from the exons ATGGGCGAGGATGACAGGGAGTCGCTTGCCTCCGTGAGGCTCAGGGACGTTGGGGCATTGCATGCCGCAGCATCCAAGGGTGATGTGGGGATCTGCAAGTACTTGGTGGAGGAGCTTCGATTTGATGTCGACTCCGAGGCTGCTAATCCTGGCTCTG GTGCGACGCCTTTGTCTTTTGCGGTGGGGCATGGGGAAGTGAATGCCACAAGGTATTTTCTTGAAAAAGGTGCTGATCCCAACATAAAAGATTCCTCCAACGGCACGACTCCTCTGCATGAAGCAGTAGCAACAg GCTGTGATGAAATTGCACGACTGCTGCTATCGAAAGGagctaatgttgatgcaccttcTCCTCATGGGACGCCTCTAGTTGCCGCTGCAGCTCATGGGAAGTTCAGTGCTATGAAGATTTTGCTGGAGCACCATGCAGAT CCGAACAAAGTCTCATGGGACCTTGGTACACCCCTGACCACAGCACTCTATGTTACTCCTGAAAGAATGAATGAATCCACTTGCTTAGAGTGCATGAAACTTCTTGTCAAG GCTGGTGCGGACGTCAATTGTACAACTCCTGAAACTCCATTGGCGGTAGCAACTAACAATGGCTTAACCACATGCGTTAAATACTTGTTGGAGGTTGGCGCAAATATCAATGTTCCAGCTAAGCAG GTTAAGAAAGGTGACAATGATAGCAAAGCTTCACTGAAATCAAGCGGTGCAAAAGCTGCTGAAGGGAAGAACTATGTCGCTGCATCAAAATTCTATTCCGAG GACAAGTCAAGTGACAAAGATAGGAAGGCTCGGCTGAAATCACAAGGTGCAAAAGCAGTTGAGGGCAAGGACTATGCCGCGGCATCAAAATTCTATACCGAG GCAATCAAGCTGGATCCGGCTGACGCGGTGTTGTATTCGAACAGGAGCCTGTGCCATCTGAAGTGTGGTGAAGCACATGCCGCTTTGGTTGATGCCAATGCTTGCATAAGTCTGAACCCTAAGTTTCCTAAAGGTTACTACCGGAAAGGAGCCGCCCTCATGTCTCTTCTG GAGTACAAACAGGCCTCTGCTGCGTTCTCGGCTGGAATGAAACTGAAGCCTGAAAACGAGGAGATGCAG gtctga